The stretch of DNA GCCGGATACCCGGCTGCTGTTCGGCGAGACGCTCGGCAACCCGGGCCTCGACGTGCTCGACCTCGGCGCCGTCGCACAGATCGCGCACGAGCACCGCGTGCCGCTGCTGGTCGATTCGACGTTCACGACGCCGTGGCTGCTGCGACCGTTCGATCACGGCGCGGACTTCGTGTATCACTCCGCGACGAAGTTTCTCGGCGGCCACGGGACGACGATCGGCGGCGTGCTGGTCGACGGCGGCACGTTCGACTTCGACGCGTCGGGCCGCTTTCCGGAACTGACCGAGCCGTACCAGGGTTTTCACGGAATGGTGTTCGCGGAGGAAAGCACGGTCGCGCCGTTCCTGCTGCGCGCGCGCCGCGAGGGTTTGCGCGATTTCGGCGCGTGCCTGCATCCGCAGGCCGCGTGGCAACTGCTGCAGGGGATCGAGACGCTGCCGCTGCGGATGGAGCGGCACGTCGCGAACACGCGGCGGATCGTCGAGTTTCTCGCCGCCCACGACGCGGTCGAGTCGGTCGCCTACCCGGAACTGCCGGGCCATCCGGACCACGCGCTCGCGAAGCGGCTGCTGCCGCGCGGCGCGGGCGCGGTGTTCAGCTTCGACCTGCGCGGCGACCGCACGGCGGGCCGGCGCTTCATCGAGGCGCTGTCGCTGTTCTCGCACCTCGCGAACGTCGGCGACGCGCGCTCGCTCGTGATCCACCCGGCGTCGACGACCCATTTCCGGATGGACGCCGCCGCGCTCGCGGCGGCCGGCATCGCGGAAGGGACGATCCGGCTGTCGATCGGGCTCGAAGACCCGGACGACCTGATCGACGACCTGAAGCGCGCGCTGAAGGCGTCGCAGAAGGCTTCGGCGGGCGCGCCGGCGGCGAAGCCCGCGGGCGAGGAGGCGCGATGATCGTCGAGGTCCACGGCAAACCCGTTTATGCCTACACCGGCGGCCAGCCGTTCGACCGGACGCGGCCGGTCGCGGTGTTCGTGCACGGCGCGGAGCACGATCACAGCGTATGGGGATTGCAGTCGCGCTATTTCGCGAATCACGGTTTCGGCGTGCTCGCGGTCGATTTGCCGGGCCACGTGCGCAGCGCCGGGCCGGCGCTCGCGAGCATCGGCGGACTCGCCGACTGGCTCGCGGCCCTGTTCGACGCGTTACAGGTGCCGCGCGCGTTCGTCGCCGGGCACAGCATGGGCTCGCTCGTCGCGCTGGAATTCGCCGCGCGCCATCCGCAGCGTGCGACGCGCATCGCGCTCGTCGCGACCGCGTTCCCGATGACGGTGTCGCCCGCGCTGCTCGACGCCGCCCGCGAACGCGAGCCGGACGCGATCGCGCTCGTCAACCAGTGGTCGCATTCGACGCTCGCCGCGAAGCCGTCGAGCCCCGGCCCCGGCTTCTGGCTGCGCGGCGTGAACCAGCGGCTGATGGAGCGCGTGTCCGCGCGCGGCGAGCCGCAGTTGTTCCACACCGACTTTGCCGCGTGCAACGACTACGCGGACGGCCTCGCGAGCGCGGCGAAGGTGCAATGCCCGGTGCGGCTGATCGTCGGCCGGCGCGATGCGATGACCCCGCCGCGCGCGGCGCGCGCGCTGTCGGATGCGTTCGCGGCTGCCGGCGTGCCGGTCGATACGGTGACGCTCGACGCGGGCCACGCGCTGATGACCGAGCAGCCGGACGCGACGCTCGACGCGCTGTATGCGTTTGCGACGGAACGCGGGAACGCTCGCTGAGGCGGCATAGGCGGCGAGCGTGTCGCCAGCTACTGACGGCTTGCGGCTTGCGGCTTGCGGCTTGCAGCTTGCGGGCAGCATCGACCGATGCATCCGCTGCGCCGACGCTACATGTCGGCCATTCGGCGCGATTGCACGCCCGTTCCGGTAGCCGGACAATGAAATCCATCGATTCCGCTGCCTGGCGCGACACAACGACCCGACACGCGGCAAGGAGACGACGATGAGCCAGGAGACCCGCACCGACCATTTCGCGAGCTTCTCGCAGTTCTATCCGTTCTACCTGAACGAGCACCGCCATCCGGTATCGCGGCGGCTGCACTTCATCGGCACGCTCGGCGTGATCGGCTGCGTCGCGATGGCGATCGCCACCGGCGACGGGTTATGGCTGCCGGCCGCCGTCGTCTGCGGTTACGCGTTCGCGTGGGTCGGCCATTTCGCGTTCGAGAAGAACCGTCCGGCCACGTTCCGCCATCCGGTCTACAGCCTGATGGGCGACTGGCGGATGTTCGCGGATATCTGCCGCGGGAAGATTCCGCTGTAGCGCAGCGGCGTTGGAATCTGCCGCCGGGACATCTGCCCGGCCTGCCGGCTACGCTGCCTGATGCGGCATCGACGGGCTCGCCTGCCCGTCGTCGGAAACGGCCTGCGCGAGCTGCCGCCGCGCGGCCAGCAGCGACGCGAGCGACACGGACAGCTTGTCGTTGTCGAGCGCTTCGAGCAGCGTCTGCGCGTCGACCCGGGTCGACTTCTGGTTCAGTTGATATGCG from Paraburkholderia caballeronis encodes:
- a CDS encoding O-acetylhomoserine aminocarboxypropyltransferase, whose amino-acid sequence is MPDTRFDTLALHAGAAPDPATGARATPIYQTTSFTFRDADHAAALFNMERAGHVYSRISNPTVAVFEERVAALEGGAGAIGTASGQAALHLAIATLMGAGSHIVASGALYGGSHNLLNYTLRRFGIETTFVKPGDLDAWRAALRPDTRLLFGETLGNPGLDVLDLGAVAQIAHEHRVPLLVDSTFTTPWLLRPFDHGADFVYHSATKFLGGHGTTIGGVLVDGGTFDFDASGRFPELTEPYQGFHGMVFAEESTVAPFLLRARREGLRDFGACLHPQAAWQLLQGIETLPLRMERHVANTRRIVEFLAAHDAVESVAYPELPGHPDHALAKRLLPRGAGAVFSFDLRGDRTAGRRFIEALSLFSHLANVGDARSLVIHPASTTHFRMDAAALAAAGIAEGTIRLSIGLEDPDDLIDDLKRALKASQKASAGAPAAKPAGEEAR
- a CDS encoding alpha/beta fold hydrolase, with the translated sequence MIVEVHGKPVYAYTGGQPFDRTRPVAVFVHGAEHDHSVWGLQSRYFANHGFGVLAVDLPGHVRSAGPALASIGGLADWLAALFDALQVPRAFVAGHSMGSLVALEFAARHPQRATRIALVATAFPMTVSPALLDAAREREPDAIALVNQWSHSTLAAKPSSPGPGFWLRGVNQRLMERVSARGEPQLFHTDFAACNDYADGLASAAKVQCPVRLIVGRRDAMTPPRAARALSDAFAAAGVPVDTVTLDAGHALMTEQPDATLDALYAFATERGNAR
- a CDS encoding Mpo1-like protein, whose product is MSQETRTDHFASFSQFYPFYLNEHRHPVSRRLHFIGTLGVIGCVAMAIATGDGLWLPAAVVCGYAFAWVGHFAFEKNRPATFRHPVYSLMGDWRMFADICRGKIPL